Genomic DNA from Frondihabitans sp. PAMC 28766:
GCCGGCCGCGAGAACGTGAAGGTCGACCTCGCCGCCCTCTCGTACGCGAGCGGCTTCGACTTCTCGAAGTTCGACCTCGACGAGCCCCTGCCCGACCTCACCGGCAGGAGCAACGGCCACCAGAGCGTCGTCGACGCCTTCATGAAGCAGGCGACGGGCAAGACGCTGCGGGAGGCCCTCCCGGCGCAGCGCCTCACCAGCAACTCGGTCGAGCTCATCGGCACGCCGGCGACGGTCGCGGCGAAGATGGACGAGGTCATGCAGGAGGTCGGCGGCGACGGCTTCCTCATCGGCCTCCCGGTGACCCGGAAGAACATCACCGAGGTCTGCGACGGGCTGGCCCCCGAGCTGCGTCGTCGCGGCCTCATCCGCGACGGCTACGAGCACGACACCTTCCGGGAGAACCTGCTGGCGTTCTGACTCCCGGACGCCGTTTCCTCTCGACGCGCCGCTTCATAGATCCTGTAGGATCTTCGACGACACAGCTGGTCCAATGGAGGAGCACACGTGACACGTCTATGGAACGACCCGCAACGGTTCGTCGACGAGATGATCGACGGGTTCGCCCTCGCCAACCCCGGCTACGTGCGGCAGGTGCGCGGCGGCGTGACGCGCACGACGCGCTCGCCCGAGGCGGGCCCGTCGCTCGTGATCGGCGGCGGCTCCGGCCACTACCCCGCGTTCGCCGGGCTCGTCGGGCCGGGCCTCGCTCACGGTGCCGCGATGGGCAACCTCTTCGCGTCGCCCTCGACCACCCAGGTCGAGTCGGTCATCCGCGCGAGCGACCGCGGCAAGGGCACTCTGCTCAGCTACGGCAACTACGCCGGCGACGTCATCAACTTCACGGCGGCGCAGGAGGCGGTGCGGGCAGACGGCATCGACTGCCGCACCGTGCTCGTCACCGACGACATCTTCAGCGCCACCCCCGACAAGCGCGACACCCGCCGCGGCATCGCCGGCGACCTCACCGTCTTCAAGGTCGCGGGCGCCGCCGCCGAGGAGGGGCAGAGCCTCGACGACGTCGAACGCCTCGCGATCCTGGCCAACGAGCGCACGCGATCCATGGGCGTCGCCTTCACCGGGTGCACCCTGCCCGGGGCGGACGAGCCGCTCTTCTCGGTGCCCGAGGGGCGCATGGCCATCGGGCTCGGCATTCACGGCGAGCCGGGCATCGACGAGACCGACATCCCGACGGCCGACGGGCTCGCCCGGCTCTTCGTCGAGCACCTGCTGGCCGACGCCGAGATCCCCGCGGGGGTGAGCGTCGACGGCGCCCGAGTCGTGCCCATCCTCAACGGGCTGGGCTCGGTCAAGAGCGAAGAGCTCTTCGTCGTCTACCGGTCGCTGGCGGGTCTGCTCGGCGACCGCGGGCTCGTCATCGTCGATCCGCAGATCGGCGAGTTCTGCACCAGCTTCGACATGGCCGGGGCCTCGCTGACGCTGCTCTGGGTCGACGACGAGCTGGAGCGCCTCTGGCTGGCTCCGACCGACACTCCCGCGTTCCGTCGCGGCGCGGTCGCCGCCCACCCTGTGGCAGAGACGGCTGCGGCCGCCACCACCGAAGGCCGTGACGACGTACAGGAGTCCGTGCCCGAGGCATCGACCGACTCCCACGCGGCAGCGTCACGCCTCGCCACCGTCCTCGAGAAGATCGCTGACATCGCAGCCGACTCCGCCTCCGAGTGGGGCCACCTCGACTCGATCGCCGGCGACGGTGACCACGGCATCGGTATGCAGCGCGGGGCGAACGCCGCCCTCGACGCCGCCCGCGAGGCTCTCGCCGCAGGGGCCGGCGCTCGCACCCTCCTCGAGCGCGCGGCGGCCGCCTGGGCCGACCGGGCAGGCGGGACCTCGGGTGCCCTGTGGGGGCTGATCCTCCGCAGCATCGCGAATCAGCTGTCCGACACCGTGGTGCCGACGGCCGAGCAGGTCGCCATCGGTGTCGACGAAGGCCGCCTGTCGGTGATGCGGGTCGGCGGCGCCGGGCTCGGCGACAAGACCATGATCGACGCCCTCGTGCCGTTCGCCGACACCCTCGCCGCGCAGGTGGGTGCAGGCACCTCGCTCGCCGAGGCGTGGGCGGACGCCGCGGAGGCCGCGGCGCGCGGAGCCGAGTCGACGACCGCCCTGTCGCCGAAGCTCGGGCGCGCCAAGACGCACGGCGAGAAGGCGGTGGGGTCTCCTGATCCTGGTGCCGTGTCTTTCGCAGCCCTCGCGGCTGCCGTCGCGGCCACGCTCTCAGAACAGCACGAGAACCAGCACGACAACCAGCACGACAAGGAGACATCATGACGACCTTTCGCATAGTGATCGGCTCGGACGACGCCGGCTACGACTACAAAGAGGCGATCAAGAAGGATCTCGAGGCGAACGACCGCGTAGCGAGCGTGGTCGACGTCGGCGTGGATGCGTCGGGCGGCACGAACTACCCGACCGTCGCGACGGCCGCCGCCGAGATCGTGGCCCGCGGCGAAGCCGACCGGGCCATCCTCTTCTGCGGCACAGGCCTCGGCGTGGCCATCTCGGCGAACAAGGTGCCCGGGATCCGCGCGGTGACGGCGCACGACAGCTACTCGGTCGAGCGCAGCATCCTGTCGAACGACGCCCAGGTGCTCTGTCAGGGCCAGCGCGTCGTCGGGCTCGAGGTCGCGCGGCGCAACGTGCGCGAGTGGCTCACCTACGAGTTCGACCCATCGAGCGCGTCGAACGACAAGGTCGAGGAGATCCGCGCCTACGAGGCGCGCTGACGACCCGTGTTCAGGGCCGATTCGCCCGCGATCCGTCTGCCGTCCGCGGCTTCGTCATCGAGGTCCCTAGGCTGAGAGCCTCATGAGCGACCCCCTCTTCCCCCTCGCGGCCGTGCGCTCGATCGAGCGCCGGGGCCTCCGCGACCACGTCTACGACCGGGTGCTCGACGTGCTGCTCGGCCCTGACGTGGAGCCCGGGGCGAGGCTGTCGATCGACTCCATCGCCCGCGAACTCGGCGTGTCACCGACACCCGTCCGCGAAGCGCTCGTGCAGCTCGAACGCACCGGGCTCGTGACCCGCGTCGCCAACAAGGGCTACCGCGTCTCGCCGCCGCTCGCCGCCGAACAGCTCGACGCGCTCTTCGACGCCCGAGCCCTGCTCGAAGGCGGAGCGACCGAGTTGGCCGCCGCTCACGCGTCGGCTCTCGTGCCCCGACTCGAGAAGGCCCTCGCCCGCCACGCCGAGACGGCCGCCGCCGTCGACGAGGCCGTCGCTCGCGGCGACCTCCCCGTCGAGCTGCTGCGCACCTACTTCGCCGACGACTGGAACTTCCACCACGTCATCTTCGAGTCGACCGGCAACCCCTTCCTGGTCGACATGTCGGAGGCGATCTCGACCCGGGTGCACCGCATGCGGCAGACCCTCAAGACCGGCATCAGCGACGCCGACGACGCCATCGTCGAGCACCGCGCCATCATCGACGCGCTTGGCGTGGGCCCGGCTGCCGCCGCCGACGCGATGCGCTCGCACATCGAGAACGTGCGCGAGCGATCGCGGCTCGACTCGACGCGCTGACCCGGCTTCAGCCGAGGGGTGCGGGGCCCAGCTCGGCGAGCATCTTCGCCATCGCCACGTAGGCGCGGTTGCGGTAGGCGACCAACTCGGCGGTCTTGTCGGCGGGCACGTCGAGGTAGCCGGACCCTGTCTTCGTGCCGAACTCCCCCGCCTCGACGTGGGCGGCCAGCGACGGCGGTGTCGCGAAGCGCTCGGGCCAGCGGGTCTGCAGCGACTCGTAGCAGAACGCGTAGACATCGAGCCCGGCCATGTCGGCGATCGCGAACGGCCCGAACACCGGCAGTCGGAATCCGAACGTGGTGCGGACGATCCTGTCGACGTCAGCCGCGGTCGCGATGCCCTCGTCGACGATCTCGCTCGCCTCGCTGAACAGGGCGTACTGCAGGCGGTTGAGCACGAAGCCGACGCTGTCGTTCACGCGCGCGGTCTGCTTGCCCGTCGCCTGCACGACGCCCTCGGCCAGCGCGAAGGCCGACTCGGCGGTGGCCTGGTGCGGGATGAGCTCGACCCCGGGGATGAAGGGCGCAGGATTCGAGAAGTGGACCCCCAAGAACCGCTCCGGCTTGTCGACCGCCTCGGCGAGCGCACCGATCTGGATGGTCGAGGTGTTGGAGCCGATCACGGCGTCCGGCCGAGCCGCCGCGCTGATGCGGCGCAGGGTCTCGTGCTTGATGGCGATCTTCTCGGGCACGGCCTCTTCGATGAAGTCCGCGTCGGCGACTGCGGCCTCGACCGATTCGGCGGGCGACACGAGTGACGAGATGCGCTCGACGGCGTCGGCGGGGAAGAGGCCGTCCGCGACGAACTGGCGGGCCTCGGCGATCAGTCGCTCATAGTTGCTCGCGGCGATCTCTGCGGTGACGTCGGCCAGGGCGACCTGCGCGCCGGAGAGCGCGAGCATCTGCGCGATGCCGCCGCCCATGTAGCCGGAGCCGACCACGGCTGTCTTCAGTGGACTCATCGTCGGGTTCTCCTTCGTGGTGGGGGTGTTCGGGGTCACGCGACCGGCAGCGGGGCTTTCGGCAGGAGGCCGCGGATGTACCCCTGGTTGGTCGCACAGACGCCGAGGCTGTCGCCGCCGTACTGCTCGGTCATGATGATGCCGCGGAAGCCCGCGTCCATCGCCTCGCGGAAGACCTGCCGGTAGTTGATGAGGCCGTCCTCCATGTTCGTCGGCACCGACGTCGCCCAGCTGCCGTCGCCGGCCTCGTCTCGCGAGTAGTTCTTGACGTGGAGGTAGTTGGCGTAGGGCAGCGTGGCCGCGAAGACGTCGCGCCAGTTCTCGACCGGGCGGTGCAGCCGGATCAGGTTCGCCACGTCGGGGTTCAGGCCGACGTTGTCGAGGCCCACGGCCTCGACGAAGCGGACGGCGCTCTCGGCCGTGCCGAGGTACGTGTCTTCGTACATCTCGAGGGCGAGCGGGAGGCCCACGTCGGACGCGTGCTTGCCGAGCTCGCGGATGGACTTCACGGCGTGGTTCCAGACGTCGGCGTTGTCGGGATCCTGCGGCCCCTTTGCCGTCCAGAACCAGAGGGCACGGCGCTGCGCGTCGCTGAACGGCTGGTGCAGCCCGGTCGAGAACACCTGCATTCCCCACGCGGCCGCGCCGTCGATGGTGGCGTGGGCGTAGGCGAGATTCTCGTCTTCGTGGCCGGGCTGGATCACGCTGCGGCGCTGCAGATGCACCGACGGGACGCCGACGCCGTGCGAGGCGGCGATCGAGAGCAGCTCGTCGCGCCGGCTCGGCGACAGGTCGGCGGGGCGGATGTGGCTGTCGGCCATCTCGGCAAGGGTGAAGCCGACGTCTTCGATCTGGGCGAACATGTCGTCCCACACCTCGGGTGCGGCGTCGTGGAGGGCTGTGCCCTGCTTGTCGACGGGAGCGAAGCCGTGGAGGCAGGTGGCGATGGGCCAGGTGTCGGCCGTCCAGGTGGCAGCGTCCCAGTTCTGGTCGTTGGTGCGTGAGTTCACGAATCCTCCATTGGCGACGTCAACCCCTCGATCCTATAGGAAAGAGGGTCTAGCGTTGATCTCATGGACTACAGAACCCTCGGAAACAGCGGCGCAATCGTGTCGGAGCTGACACTCGGCACCATGACCTTCGGCAACGAGGCCGACGAACCCACTTCTCATCAGATCCTCGACACGTTCGTCGAGCACGGCGGCACTTTCATCGACACGGCCGACGTCTACTCGGCAGGCGTCTCGGAGACGATCATCGGCCGCTGGCTCGCCACCCACCCCGAGGAGGCGAAGCAGGTCGTCATCGCGACGAAGGGCCGATTCCCCATGGGCGACGGGCCGAACGACGTCGGCCTCTCGCGCCGCCACCTCCGCACCGCCCTCGACGCGTCGCTGACGCGCCTCGGCGTCGACCACATCGACCTCTACCAGATGCACGCGTGGGACGCGATCACGCCCCTCGACGAGACGCTCACCTTCTTGAACGACGCCGTCACCGCCGGCAAGATCGGCTACTACGGCTTCTCGAACTACCTCGGCTGGCAGCTGACGAAGGCCGTGCACCGCGCGATCGCCCTGCACCTCGCCCCGCCGGTCACTCTGCAGCCGCAGTACAGCCTGCTCGTGCGCGACATCGAGCACGAGGTCGTGCCGGCCTCGCTCGACGCGAGCATCGGCCTCCTGCCCTGGTCGCCCCTCGGCGGCGGCTGGCTCACCGGCAAGTACAAGCGCGACGAGTCGCCCACCGGCGCATCCCGTCTCGGCGAGAACCCCACGCGCGGCATGGAGGCATGGGAGGCCCGCAACGCCGACGAGCGCACCTGGACGATCCTCGACGCAGTCACCAAGGCGGCGCAGGATCACGGCGCCACGGCCTCGCAGGTCGCGATCGCCTGGTTGCTCGCCAAGCCGGCCGTCACCAGCGTGATCCTGGGCGCCCGCACCGTCGACCAGCTCGTCGACAACCTGGGTGCGTCGTCGGTGAAGCTGTCGGCCGACGACGTCGCGAAGCTCGACGAGGCCAGCACGCCGCGAGTCGACGAGTACCCCTACGGCACCGCAGGCGTCGCACAGCGGAGCCGCAAGCTCACCGGAGGCCGTTGACCATGTCCGCCCTGACACTGCTCTTCATCGGTGGCACCGGAATCATCAGCTCGGCCGCCGCCGCCCGCGCGATCGACCTCGGCCACGAGGTCACGCTGCTCAACCGGGGCAGCTCGCACACCCGGCCCGTGCCGGCCGGCGCCGAGGTGCTGACGGGCGACGTCTCCGACCCCGCGAGCGTCCGGTCGGCGATCGGCGACCGCTCGTTCGACGTCGTCGTGGACTTCGTCGCGTTCACGCCCGCCCAGGTGCAAGCCGACATCGACCTCTTCACCGGCCGGGCCGGCCAGTACGTCTTCATCAGCTCGGCGTCGGCCTACCAGAAGCCCGTCGCAAGCCTGCCGATCCGCGAGTCGTCGCCGCTCCGCAACCCGTGGTGGCAGTATTCGCGCGACAAGATCGCCTGCGAAGACCTGCTGGTGGGCGCCTACCGGTCGACAGGATTCCCGGTCACGATCATCCGGCCGTCGCACACGTACGACCGCACGTCGATCCCGATCACGGGTGGCTGGACTGCCATCGACCGCTTCCGGCGCGGCCTCGAGGTCATCGTGCCGGGCGACGGCACGTCGCTCTGGACTCTGACGCACCACGCCGACTTCGCTCGCGCGTTCGTCGGCCTTCTCGGCCTCCCGTCGGCCATCGGCGACGTCTTCCACATCACGTCGGACGAGGCCCTGCCGTGGAACCAGATCTACACGACCCTCGCCGCGGCCGCAGGTGTCGACGACCCGAAGCTGGTGCACGTGGCCAGCGAGAGCGTGGCCCGGGTCGCGCCCGAGTGGGGCCCCGGCATCCTGGGCGACAAGGCGCACTCGGTGGTGTTCGACAACAGCAAGGTCAAGGCGTTCGTGCCCGGCTGGAAGGCGACGACCCCGTGGTGGGCCGGCGCGCGAGAGATCGTCGAGTGGTATGACGCCGACGCCTCCCGGCAGGCGATCGACGAGGGTGCGAACCAGGCGTTCGAGCGCCTGCTCGCCGGGGCACGGTCGTTCGGGGCCTGATCGACGCTCTCCTTCGCGCGTAGTGGGGGTGTCGCCCCGGGGCGCCGTCGGCCATGCTGAACGCATGCCCGACCCCGCGCCCCGTGGCGACTCCCCCGCGTCGCCGTTCGACGCCGTCACCATCGACGTCCTCTTGGCGTGGCAGGGCCTCGAGCTCGCCAGCCGCCATGCCCGAGAGAGCTTCGCCGCTCGCGCGAACGTGTCGCTGACCGACTTCCAGGCGCTCGTCTTCCTCTCGGAGAAGAACGGCATGGCGCCCAAAGAGGTCGGCGCGATCCTGGGCATCACGACCGGGGCGATGACCGCTCTCATCGACCGGCTCGAGGGTGCGGGCTACGTCGTGCGTCGACCGCACCCCACCGACCGCCGAAGCACTCGCCTCACTCTGACCGCCGAGGGGCGCTCCGCTGTCAGCGGAGCCGGCGCTCTCTATGCCGAGGTCCTCGAGAGGGTCGTGCCCGAGGCAGAGCGCGAGGCGGTGAGCTCGCTCTTCCGGCGGTTGGCGCAGGCACTCGACGCGCGCGAGCCTGCTGCGAACGAAGAACCGGCGGATTCACGGCCTGAAGGCGCATAGTCACGGGGTGAACACCATCACGGCGATCGGCCTCGGCCACCTCGGCGGCTTCGGCGGCGGTCGCATCAGCTCCATCATCCTGCACCTCGCGATCTGGAGCCTGCTGCGCCGTCTCTTCATCGACTACCCCGAGATCGCGTGGCCCGTCGTGATTGCGCTCGTCGCCTTCCTCGTCATCCGCGACATCCGGCGGCGGCGCAACTTCCGCTAGCCGGGCGGCACCCCGCACGGTCGTTAGCATCGGAGGATGACGACACCGCGCATCCTGGCGACCTCCGGAGGCATCCGACCCGGCAAGTGGACGTATTGGGCCCCCGCCCCGCTGATGCTCGAGGCGATCGCCCTGTCGGCCCACCCGGGCGCCGCCCGCCTCGCCTACCTCGGCACGGCCATGGGCGATCGCCCCGACGACGGCTTCAACATCACGCAGGCGTTCGCCGGCACGTCGACCGAGGTGTCGGTGGTGAGCGTCATGCCGCACCCCAACGTCGCCGACCTCCGCGAACACCTTCTGGCGCAGGATGTCATCTGGGTCGGAGGCGGGTCCGTCGCGGGCCTGCTCGCCCTGTGGCGACTGCACGGGCTCGACGTGATCCTGCGCGAGGCGTGGGAGGCGGGCGTGGTGCTCGCGGGCGTCTCGGCCGGGTCGATCTGCTGGCACGTCGGCGGGCCGACCGACTCGTTCGGGCCCGAGCTGCGGGGCATCGACAACGCGCTCGCGCTGCTGCCCTACGGCAACGGGGTGCACTACGACGCGGAGGAGCAGCGGCGACCGCTGCTGCACTCTCTGGTGGGCGATGGCACGCTGCCGCTCTCGTACGCGACCGACAACGGCGTGGGCCTGCTCTACGAGGGCACCGAGTTCGTCGAGGCGCTCAGCGAGCGCGAGGGCGCCGGGGCCTACCGGGTCGAGCGGACGGCCGACGGCAGCGTGGTCGAGACGCGGATCGAGCCGCGGGTGCTGCCGGGCGCGTGACGCCGACCCCGCGTTACCGAGGGCGTCGCCGGGCTCAGCCGACGGGCGGCGACCCCGGGTGCTCGTGCATGAAGTCCTGCACCGCGAGCAGGTGCGTCCCCATGCGCAGGCGCGCCCCTTCCGGGTCGTGGAGCCGCAGCGAGTGCAGGATCGCCCGGTGCTCGCCGTGCGTGACCGCCAGAACACCCTGCTCGGTGATCGCGCGCCAGGTGCGAGCCCGCAGGGTGCGCGACGACAGCGCCTCGATGAGCGCTTCGAGCGCGGGGTTGCCCGCCGCGTGCGAGACCACACGGTGGAAGGCGATGTCGGCCTCGATGAACGCGTCGTAGCTCGGGGGCGACCCCGTGGTGGTGAGCGGGTCGACGGAGGCGAGGATCGACTCGGCCTCGTCGAGGGCCTCGTCGCCGATAGTGATGGCCGCGCGGCCGGCGGCCTCCGTCTCGAGCACCCGGCGCACCGCCTGCACGTGCGACATGTCGGACACGTCCTGCAGGTCGACGAGGAAGCTCATCGGTGCCAGCAGCAGGCTCGGATCGAGGGAGGTGACGTAGGTGCCGTCGCCCTGCCGGGTCTCGAGCACGCCCATGCTCGCGAGGGCGCGCACTCCCTCGCGCAGCGAACTGCGAGAGACGCCGAGTTCGAGCGCCAGGTCTTTCTCGACGGGCAACCGTGATCCGGCCCGCAGCGAACCGCTCGTGATCATGCCTTTGATGCCGTCGACGACGGTGTCGGTGCGCGACTGGAGGTTCGGCAGCGGTGCGGGCGCTGCACCCTCCGGGGCCTCGGAGACGGCCTCGCTCTCGGCGCTCACGGCGCCTCGACCGGCCGGAGCCGCAGCTCTTGCATGCCGCCGTCGACTGCGATGCTCGTGCCGGTCGTCGAGCGGGACCGCGGGCTCGCGAGATAGGCCACTGCCCCCGCGACCTCGTCGGCCGACACGAGGCGACCGTGCGGCTGGCGAGCCTCGAGGGCCGCCCGCTCGGCGACCGGGTCGGAGGCGCTGTCGAGGAGGCGCTGCACCCAGGGCGTGTCCGCCGTCCCGGGGTTCACGCAGTTGACCCGGATCCCTTCGCGCAGGTGATCCGTCGCCATGGCGCGTGTGAGCGACAGGACCGCCCCCTTGGTCGCGCTGTAGAGAGCGCGCTCGGGCAGGCCCGCCGTCGCGGCGATCGAGCAGGTGTTGACGATGGCTGCGGCCGGCGACTGCCGGAGGTGCGGCAGAGCGGCGCGGCTCACCCGGACGGCGCCCACGACGTTCACGTCGAAGACCGTGTGCCACTGCTCGTCGGAGTTGGCCTCGATGGTGCCCTGGGCGCCGATGCCCGCGTTGTTGATGACGATGTCGAGCCGCCCGAAGTGCTCGACGACGGCCTCGACAGCGGCCGTGACCGAGGCGTCGTCGCTGACGTCGGTGGCGATGGCGAAGGTGCCGGCCTGGGCCCCCTCGGGGTTGAGGTCGAGAACCGCCACGTCGGCCCCGCCGTCGGTGAGGGCGCGGACGATCGCGGCGCCGATGCCGGATGCCCCGCCGGTGACGAGTGCGGTGAGCCCGTCGAATTCGCTGGTCATGCTGACTGCCTTTCTGTCGTGCCGTCCGGTGCGCGGTCACGCATCGAAGAACTCCTGTCGCGCGCGGCCGAGACCCGCGATCTCGATTTCGACCACGTCGCCCGAGGTGAGGTAGGGGAAGCGGCCCGACAGAGCGACACCGGCAGGGGTGCCGGTCAGGATGAGATCGCCGGCCTCGAGCTCCATGAACTGGCTGAGGTACCAGACGAGGTGGTCGACGCCGAAGACGAGGTCGGCCGTCGTCGAATCCTGCCGCGGGTCGCCGTTGACGAAGCTCTGCAGGCGCAGGTTCTCGTGCGAGACCTCGTCAGGCGTGACGAGCCAGGGGCCGGTCGGGCTGAAGCCCGGAGCCGACTTGCCCTTCGACCACTGGCCGCCCGAGATCTCGAGCTGGAATTCACGTTCGGAGACGTCGTTGGCTGCCACGAACCCGGCGATGTGCGCGGCGGAGTCGCTCGGCGACCCGAGGTACGTCGCGTTCCGGCCGATGACGACGCCGAGCTCGACCTCCCAGTCGGTCTTGGTGCTGCCGCGAGGGATGGCGACACGGTCGTTCGGGCCGACGACGGTGTTCGGCGTCTTGAAGAAGATGACGGGCGAGGTCGGCGGCTCGGATCCTGACTCGGCCGCGTGCGCCGCGTAGTTCATGCCGATGCAGATGACGGCGCTCGGGCGTGCGATGGGGGCGCCGACGCGAAGCGACTCCGCGCCCTCGAGCAACGGCAGCTCGCCCGCCTCGAGCGCGGACCGGACGGCCGCGGGGCCGCCGCCGGCGAAGAAGCGCCCGTCGATGTCGGGGGTGATGCCCTGGAGGTCGTAGACCCCGTCGTCAGTCATGAGGACGGGCGTCTCGTGACCCTTCGCGCCCAACCGAGCGAACTTCATCGTGCGTCTCCTTCGTGCTGCTTCTGCGTCTCGAAGTCCCACACCTGCCGGAGCAGCGGGGACCCTCCATCTTCGCCCTCCACGAACCGTTCGACGAACGGGCCGATCATCGCCTGCCAGCGCCTGTTCGCCGGATCGTCCGCCAGGCGGGCGTCGGCCGCGGCGTAGTCGTCGGCGACGACGACGTGGAAGAGGTCGCGGCCCGACCTCCAGATCGTCCAGGAGGTGATCCCGACGCGGTCGAAGGATTCCACGAGATCGTGGGGCACGGCGCCGTGAGTCTTCTCGTAGTCGGCTTCGGACCCCTCGCGAATGATCGAATGCAAAGCGACTCGCACCAGAAAAACCTCTCAATCATCAGTTCTATTGTCGTCATTCTGGCAGTTTGTGGGCTGATTTGTCATTTTTTCTGGCGAATGAGCAGATGACTGTGGTTACTATTGGGCCGCAACCAAAGGAGACGCATCAATGGCGACCGAATCCTCGGCCTGGTTCACACACGACCGCTTCGGCATGTTCGTACACTGGGGCCTGTATGCCCTGCCCGCCCGTCACGAGTGGGTCATGAACTACGAGCGCATCACCACAGGCGACTACGAGAAGTACTTCGACCACTTCGAACCCGATCTCTACGACCCGGATGCGTGGGCGCAGGCCGCCAAGGACGCCGGTATGAAGTACGTCGTGCTCACCACAAAGCACCACGAGGGGTTCTGCCTCTGGGACACCGCGCTGACCGACTACAAGTCGACGAACACGATGGCCGGGCGCGACCTCGTCCGCCCGTTCGTCGATGCGGTCCGCAAGGCGGGCCTCAAGGTCGGGTTCTACCACTCGCTGATCGACTGGCACCACCCCGACTTCCTGGTCGACGGCCGCCACCCCAACCGCGACGACCCCGATGCCGAAGAGCAGAACGTCGGCCGCGACATGGCGAAGTACCGCGAATACCTCCACGGGCAGGTGCGCGAGCTGCTGACCGACTACGGCCGGATCGACTACCTCTTCTTCGACTTCTCGTACAAGGGCGACCCCCGCGGCGAGGTCTGGGGCGCGAAGGGCCGCGACGACTGGGACTCCGAGAAGCTCCTGGCGATGTGCCGCGAGCTGCAGCCCGGCATCCTGGTCAACGACCGCCTCGACATCCCCGGCGACTTCGTGACTCCCGAGCAGTACCAGCCGGCCGGCCCGATGACGGAGGGCGGCGAAGAGGTGCTGTGGGAGGCGTGCCAGACGCTCAACGGCAGCTGGGGCTACTTCCGGGACAACGACAACTACAAGAGCCCCGACCTGCTGGTCAGGATGCTGATCGACGGGGTCTCGAAGAACGGCAACCTCCTGCTCAACGTCGGCCCGACCGCCCGCGGCGTCTTCGAGGCCGAGGCCGTCGACTCGCTCTCGCAGATCGGCGACTGGATGAGGTTCCATTCGCGCTCGATCTACGGAGCCGGCGCCTCGTCGTTCACGCCGCCGCCTGACGCACGCTACACGCAGCGCGGAGACCGCCTCTACCTGCACCTCTTCGCGTGGCCGTTCGAGCACGTCCACCTGCCCGGCCTCGCCGGCCGTGTCGAGTACGCCCAGCTGCTGAACGACGCGTCCGAGGTCTTCATGCAGGAGATCGATCCCGACGCCGTCGGATTCCACACCGGCATGGGCGCTCAGCCGCCCGGCACCCTGACGCTGACCTTGCCCGTCGTCCGCCCGGACGTCGCCGTGCCCGTCGTCGAGCTCTTCCTGACCAGTTGACAGCGAAACGTTACGCGGCTATTTCGTCGCCACCGCTAGACAGCGATCTCAGACCTTCATAGCATCAGGGCGAAACGTTTTGACCGGCGTTTCCCAGCAGGACTTCGACAAAGGTGACGATGTGCTCAGATACGACTTGCTCCACCCGCCGCTGCTCTCGGCCCTCGGCGCCGCGGGCCACGGCTCGAAGATCCTGCTGGCCGACGGCAACTACCCGTACCTCACGGTCCGCAACCCGCGCGCAGAGCTCGTCCACCTGAATCTGCGACCCGGGGTGCTCACAGTGAACGAGGTGCTGTCGACCCTTCTCGGGGCGGTCAACTTCGAATCGGCGACCCTCATGGGCCCGGGCGACGGCACCGTCGTCGAGGCGCACAGCGACTACCGCTCACTCCTCGGCGACGACGTCCCGTTCGACCTCGTCGACCGGTTCGCGTTCTACGACGTCGCCCGCTCGGACGACGTCGG
This window encodes:
- a CDS encoding RbsD/FucU domain-containing protein; translated protein: MLRYDLLHPPLLSALGAAGHGSKILLADGNYPYLTVRNPRAELVHLNLRPGVLTVNEVLSTLLGAVNFESATLMGPGDGTVVEAHSDYRSLLGDDVPFDLVDRFAFYDVARSDDVGLIVATADQRLFANLLLTIGLR
- a CDS encoding alpha-L-fucosidase; the encoded protein is MATESSAWFTHDRFGMFVHWGLYALPARHEWVMNYERITTGDYEKYFDHFEPDLYDPDAWAQAAKDAGMKYVVLTTKHHEGFCLWDTALTDYKSTNTMAGRDLVRPFVDAVRKAGLKVGFYHSLIDWHHPDFLVDGRHPNRDDPDAEEQNVGRDMAKYREYLHGQVRELLTDYGRIDYLFFDFSYKGDPRGEVWGAKGRDDWDSEKLLAMCRELQPGILVNDRLDIPGDFVTPEQYQPAGPMTEGGEEVLWEACQTLNGSWGYFRDNDNYKSPDLLVRMLIDGVSKNGNLLLNVGPTARGVFEAEAVDSLSQIGDWMRFHSRSIYGAGASSFTPPPDARYTQRGDRLYLHLFAWPFEHVHLPGLAGRVEYAQLLNDASEVFMQEIDPDAVGFHTGMGAQPPGTLTLTLPVVRPDVAVPVVELFLTS